The sequence below is a genomic window from Anaerocolumna chitinilytica.
CCCGAGGCTTAAAGAGCGCAGAAATCAGATTGCAGGTACCTTAAGCGGTGGTGAGCAACAGATGTTGGCTATGGGAAGAGCATTAATGTCGCAGCCCAGAATTATTCTAATGGATGAACCCTCTATGGGGTTATCCCCCTTGTTTGTGTCTGAAATATTTGATATTATAAGAGAAATCAGTGAGAGCGGCACAACAGTCCTTTTGGTTGAACAGAATGCAAAAAAAGCATTATCCATTGCTACCAGAGCATATGTTTTAGAGACAGGTAAAATAGTGCTGGAAGGAAAGGCAAATGAGCTTTTAAATGATGATTCTGTAAAGAAAGCATATTTAGGCGAGTAAGCTGGGAGAAAAGTATATTCCCACACACTGAGAAGCATGTTCGCTCGTGTTTTAAATGCGCCGGCAACATAAAAGGTGAAGGAGGAATTTATATGGAGAATATTGTTATTACGATAGCCAGGGGCTATGGCAGTGGTGGCAGGACCATGGGGCAGATGTTAGCGGAGGAACTGGGAGTCCACTACTATGACAGAGAGCTGATGCGGCTGGCATCCGATGAAAGCGGTATTAATGAGGAGCTTTTTGGGAAGGCGGACGAACAGCTGAAACAGAGCCTGCTCTATCGCATTGCCAGAAAAGAATATAGTGGTGAATTGATTCCGCCAGACAGAGAAGATTTTGTTTCCAATGATAATTTATTCACTTATCAAGCCAAAGTAATCAGAAAACTGGCAGAGGAAGAATCCTGTGTCATTGTTGGAAGATGTGCGGATTATATATTAAGAGATCTGGATAATGTGGTAAAGGTATATGTTCACGCATCTTTAGAGGATTGTGTAAAGAGGCTGGAAGGCATGTCCAGTCAGTCACCGAAAGAGTTGGAAAAGAAGATTCTGGAAACAGACAAAAGGAGAGCCGCTTATTATCGGTATTACACAGGCAGGGACTGGGAGAATGCCGGAAATTATGATCTATGTTTAAATAGTAAGCGCTTAGGCTTTGATAAATGTGTAAGGATTGTAAAAGATTATCTGGATATTCGATTTGGAAAATAATATGGAAGGAGCAGACTGACTTTCCGGAGTACACTAATACATTTTGGTGTATGAGGGGAGCAGGCTGCTCTTTTTATATTTACATGAATTTTTATGAAAAAAAATGAATTAGTACGTAGGCATGACTTGTAATGAAAGATGGCATTATGCTATACTGATAAAAATAAAAATTAAGATATGAGAAAGAGATTGTTTCAATGAAAAATACCTCATTGGAACGAAGAAAGCTGGATTGAAAGACAATATAATACTTGAAAGGACGCCACATAAGTGGCAGTATTGCAGGTCAGACTGCGATTCAAAGGGTGCTAAGTATGATTTCTGAAAAGATGAGTGTTATGGTAAAAAACAGTTCAATAACCAGGGCTATGTTTGAAGAAGGTAAACGTCTTGCAGCAATTTACGGCAAGGAAAATGTATATGATTTTAGCCTTGGCAACCCTAGCGTACAGCCGCCAGTTTCCGTAAAAGAAGCTCTAATTGATATAATTTCAAATGAAGACACTACTTTTGTTCATGGATATATGAACAATTCAGGATATGAGGATGTAAGAGAGAAGATAGCAACAAAGCTGAACCAAGTACATGGTACCTCCTTCCATACCAATAATATTATAATGACAGTGGGTGCTGCCGGCGGACTGAATGTAATCCTAAAGACGTTAATCAATCCCGGTGATGAAGTGGTTACCTTTGCACCTTTTTTTGGTGAGTATAAAAATTATGCCGATAATTATGATGCCAAGCTTGTAGTAATCAGTCCTGATAAGGAAACCTTCCTGCCGAACTTAAAAGAATTGGAAGAAAAGCTTACGAAAGCCACAAAAGCAATTATTGTCAATACACCTAATAATCCTACCGGTGTAGTATATTCGGAGGAGACTATTATAGAACTTTCAAAAGTACTGGAAAAGAAGCAGCAGGAGTTTGGAACAAACATCTACCTGATTTCCGATGAACCCTACAGAGAACTGGTTTATGGGGATGTCTTCGTTCCTTATATCACAAAATATTATAGAAATACCATTGTCGGTTATTCCTACAGTAAATCTCTTTCATTACCCGGTGAACGTATTGGTTATCTTGTAATACCTACGGAAGTGGATGATTATGAAGAGATTTTTGCAGCTGCAAGTGTTGCCACCAGAATTCTGGGATATGTAAATGCACCTTCCCTTATACAGAGAGTAGTCGCAAGATGCCTGGATTCAGAAGTAGATGTATCAGTATATAATGAGAACAGAGAACTGCTTTATGGCAGCCTGAAAGAATATGGTTATTCCTGTGCCAAACCGGAAGGAGCTTTTTATCTCTTTGTAAAGACTTTGGAAGAAGACGATAAAGCTTTTTGCGAAAAGGCAAAAAAGCATAATATCCTTATAGTGCCAGGTTCTGCCTTTGGCTGTCCCGGATACTGCCGTATTGCTTATTGTGTAAGCAAGAAAACCATAGAAGGGGCATTACCCCATTTTAAGAAGCTATACGAAGAATATAAGGAAGCAGAAGCCAAATAATCAGAGTTATTTGTTAAGACAGAAAAGAGGTTATTATGAAGCAGTGGGAAGAGAATTTCAGGAAAGTTGTTCCATATGTCCCCGGAGAGCAGCCGAACCAGCCTGGGATGATAAAGCTAAATACCAATGAAAATCCATATCCGCCTTCACCCAATGTGAAAAAGGCTATGGATGAATTTGACATGGACAAATTAAGGTTATATCCGGATATTTCTTCTACAATATTAGTGGAAGCTCTTGGAGAAACTTATGGGTTAAACAAAGATCAGATTTTTGTAGGGGTCGGATCAGATGATGTTCTGGCAACCGCTTTTTTGACTTTCTTTAATGGGACAGAGCCGATTCTTTTCCCGGATATCAGCTATTCCTTTTATGAAGTCTGGGCACAGCTTTATCATATTCCTTATGTGACTCCTTCCTTAATGGAAGATTTCACAATAAAAAGAGAGGATTATTATAGAAAGAACGGCGGTATTGTGATAGCAAATCCCAATGCTCCAACTTCTCTTAGTTTAGGAATTGATGCCATAAAGGATATTTTAGAGCATAATAAGGAGTCTGTTGTTATCATTGATGAGGCCTATGTGGATTTTGGCGGTGAGAGCTCGCTGCCCTTATTAAAGGATTATGAAAATCTTTTGATTGTACAGACCTTTTCGAAATCCTACTCTATGGCTGGAATACGGATAGGCTATGCCTTTGGTGCCCCTTCTCTAATCAAAGCGATGAATGATGTGAAGTATTCTTATAATTCCTATACCATGAATCAGCCTTCCCTATATTATGGAACAGAGGCGGTAAAGGATACGAAGTACCATAAAGAAACCCTTGAAAAAATAATGAAGACAAGAACCTGGGTGGCAGAAAGTCTGAAGAACCTCGGATTTAAGGTTATACCCTCCTCTGCCAACTTTCTCTTTGTCTCCCATGAGGAAGTACCGGCAGAAAAAATCTACGAAGAACTAAGAGCGAAGAAAATATATATCCGCCATTTTAAGAAACCAAGAATCGATAATTATTTGAGAATAACCATTGGAACCGATAGAGAAATGGAAGTTTTCCTTGCTGCCATTACAGAGGCTATATAAACCTCTATTTTGACTATTGCTTGTAATTGTGTTATGATATACATTAATTTGATTATTAAAGGAGGACCCAGCCATGGATATGGAGACAGGCAAAATAGCTGCAGAGAATGGCAGTGATAATAATCCGGCTGATAATGAGATCATTTCAAAGAATTTTATTGAACAGATCATAGAGAAAGATATAAAGGAAGGACGTTGTACAACAGTAGTAACACGTTTTCCGCCAGAACCCAATGGTTATCTTCATATAGGACATGCCAAATCCATTCTGTTAAATAACGGACTTGCCAGAGAATATGGCGGCAGATTCAATCTTAGATTTGACGATACGAATCCTACCAAGGAAAAGACAGAATTCGTTGAATCCATTATTGCCGATGTTAAGTGGATTGGCGGAGAGTTTGAAGACAGGCTGTTCTTTGCATCCGATTATTTTGACCAGATGTATGAAGGGGCATTAAAGCTAATAAAAAAAGGAAAAGCCTATGTCTGTGATTTAAGTCCTGATGAAATCAGAGAATATAGAGGGACTTTAACAGAGCCCGGTAAGGAGAGTCCTTACAGAAATCGAAGCATAGAAGAGAACTTAAAGCTGTTCGTAGAGATGAAAGAAGGCAAGTACGAAGACGGTTCTAAGGTCCTTCGGGCAAAGATAGATATGGCATCACCCAATATTAATATGAGAGACCCCATTATCTATCGTATAGCAAGGATGACCCACCATAATACCGGTGATAAATGGTGTATTTATCCTATGTATGATTTCGCTCATCCAATAGAGGACGCTATTGAAGGAATTACACATTCTATCTGTACCTTGGAATTCGAAGATCACAGACCTCTTTATGACTGGGTTGTTACAGAACTGGAATATGAGAATCCTCCGAAACAGATAGAATTTGCCAAGATGTACCTGACCAATGTAATAACCGGTAAGCGTTATATTAAGAAGCTGGTAGAAGAGGGCATTGTAGATGGCTGGGATGATCCAAGACTTGTTTCCATTAGTGCCTTAAGAAGAAGAGGCTTTACTCCGGAATCCATTAAGATGTTTATGGAATTGTGCGGAGTGTCAAAGAGCCAGAGTTCAGTGGATTATTCCATGTTAGAATATTGTATCAGAGAA
It includes:
- a CDS encoding glutamine--tRNA ligase/YqeY domain fusion protein, whose amino-acid sequence is METGKIAAENGSDNNPADNEIISKNFIEQIIEKDIKEGRCTTVVTRFPPEPNGYLHIGHAKSILLNNGLAREYGGRFNLRFDDTNPTKEKTEFVESIIADVKWIGGEFEDRLFFASDYFDQMYEGALKLIKKGKAYVCDLSPDEIREYRGTLTEPGKESPYRNRSIEENLKLFVEMKEGKYEDGSKVLRAKIDMASPNINMRDPIIYRIARMTHHNTGDKWCIYPMYDFAHPIEDAIEGITHSICTLEFEDHRPLYDWVVTELEYENPPKQIEFAKMYLTNVITGKRYIKKLVEEGIVDGWDDPRLVSISALRRRGFTPESIKMFMELCGVSKSQSSVDYSMLEYCIREDLKLKRPRAMAVLDPVKLVITNYPEDITEFMEVPNNQENEEMGNRVVPFSRELYIDREDFKAEPPKKYFRLFPGNEVRLMNAYFVTCTDYIADENGVVTEIHATYDPKTRSGSGFNERKVKGTIHWVDARTSVKAEVRLYENIVDEEKGVYNEDGSLNLNPNSITVLKDCRIEHSVEDAKAYDSFQFLRHGYFCVDSKDSAKDHLVFNRIVSLKSSYKPD
- the hisC gene encoding histidinol-phosphate transaminase, with translation MKQWEENFRKVVPYVPGEQPNQPGMIKLNTNENPYPPSPNVKKAMDEFDMDKLRLYPDISSTILVEALGETYGLNKDQIFVGVGSDDVLATAFLTFFNGTEPILFPDISYSFYEVWAQLYHIPYVTPSLMEDFTIKREDYYRKNGGIVIANPNAPTSLSLGIDAIKDILEHNKESVVIIDEAYVDFGGESSLPLLKDYENLLIVQTFSKSYSMAGIRIGYAFGAPSLIKAMNDVKYSYNSYTMNQPSLYYGTEAVKDTKYHKETLEKIMKTRTWVAESLKNLGFKVIPSSANFLFVSHEEVPAEKIYEELRAKKIYIRHFKKPRIDNYLRITIGTDREMEVFLAAITEAI
- a CDS encoding pyridoxal phosphate-dependent aminotransferase; protein product: MISEKMSVMVKNSSITRAMFEEGKRLAAIYGKENVYDFSLGNPSVQPPVSVKEALIDIISNEDTTFVHGYMNNSGYEDVREKIATKLNQVHGTSFHTNNIIMTVGAAGGLNVILKTLINPGDEVVTFAPFFGEYKNYADNYDAKLVVISPDKETFLPNLKELEEKLTKATKAIIVNTPNNPTGVVYSEETIIELSKVLEKKQQEFGTNIYLISDEPYRELVYGDVFVPYITKYYRNTIVGYSYSKSLSLPGERIGYLVIPTEVDDYEEIFAAASVATRILGYVNAPSLIQRVVARCLDSEVDVSVYNENRELLYGSLKEYGYSCAKPEGAFYLFVKTLEEDDKAFCEKAKKHNILIVPGSAFGCPGYCRIAYCVSKKTIEGALPHFKKLYEEYKEAEAK
- a CDS encoding cytidylate kinase-like family protein, translating into MENIVITIARGYGSGGRTMGQMLAEELGVHYYDRELMRLASDESGINEELFGKADEQLKQSLLYRIARKEYSGELIPPDREDFVSNDNLFTYQAKVIRKLAEEESCVIVGRCADYILRDLDNVVKVYVHASLEDCVKRLEGMSSQSPKELEKKILETDKRRAAYYRYYTGRDWENAGNYDLCLNSKRLGFDKCVRIVKDYLDIRFGK